The Porites lutea chromosome 4, jaPorLute2.1, whole genome shotgun sequence genome contains a region encoding:
- the LOC140933358 gene encoding uncharacterized protein isoform X2, which produces MEEENIAGRDQVASELIDVDMEESVSPQPPMYFNFRLGRDAQQTTKCIKFALSALNLSFCFLGLWGHQEWNYIPRFLICALAIYKVFFLSYIDVFQKCGSFNYSSQAMKLALRHGNVIGNIDLTIFAMGSIFSYLVFVGCFMAAKRKVSALVTPSQLISKDIEKRGEAAKFLLHWVSVVTCHIFAVSSLALGTFVEDALRIIRGLQDGTLDDVIRIHEDLCTVVFSTVSAYSVWFVIHWFTYAAGVLLFIVWISTDVEQLLRNGIGIPTVVLVYDGFILVCLVYLFLLPCVCAARITSCCAGIYEKINSTTSSDWNEGHPFRDRRNIALFITYAKDRRCGFRVGRITFNTSLAWISFFFGLTALLYHLF; this is translated from the exons ATGGAGGAAGAAAATATCGCTGGAAGAGATCAAGTTGCGAGTGAATTGATCGACGTTGACATGGAAGAGAGTGTTTCTCCCCAGCCACCGATGTACTTTAACTTTCGACTTGGTCGAGACGCTCAACAAACTACCAAGTGCATTAAATTTGCATTGTCTGCCTTGAACCTTAGCTTCTGTTTTCTTGGATTGTGGGGACATCAGGAGTGGAACTACATCCCCCGTTTTCTAATCTGCGCTCTGGCTATCTACAAGGTCTTCTTCTTGTCATACATCGACGTTTTCCAAAAGTGTGGAAGTTTTAACTACTCTTCACAGGCAATGAAGCTGGCTCTACGCCATGGCAATGTCATTGGCAACATCGACTTGACGATATTCGCAATGGGATCTATCTTCTCATATCTTGTTTTTGTTGGTTGCTTTATGGCAGCCAAACGCAAAGTGTCGGCCTTAGTGACGCCATCACAGTTAATAAGTAAAGACATTGAAAAGAGAG GAGAAGCGGCCAAGTTCTTATTACACTGGGTGTCAGTCGTCACTTGTCACATCTTCGCAGTCAGTTCATTGGCACTTG GGACTTTTGTGGAGGATGCCCTCAGAATCATCCGAGGGCTTCAAGACGGGACCCTTGATGACGTCATTAGAATTCACGAAGACCTATGCACAGTAGTTTTTAGCACTGTATCAGCCTACAGTGTTTGGTTCGTAATTCACTGGTTCACTTACGCTGCAGGCGTTCTCTTATTTATCGTTTGGATATCTACTGATGTTGAACAACTCTTGCGGAACGGGATTGGAATTCCCACAGTTGTCTTGGTTTACGATGGCTTTATCCTTGTTTgtcttgtttatttgtttttacttcCTTGTGTATGTGCTGCTAGAATTACAAGCTGTTGTGCTG GAATCTACGAAAAAATTAACAGCACCACATCTTCTGACTGGAATGAAGGCCATCCTTTCAGGGATCGCAGAAACATCGCTTTATTCATTACGTACGCAAAAGACAGGCGATGCGGATTCAGAGTCGGAAGAATCACGTTTAATACTTCTTTGGCGTGGATCTCTTTCTTTTTTGGGCTCACGGCTTTGTTGTATCACTTGTTTTAG
- the LOC140933358 gene encoding uncharacterized protein isoform X1, which translates to MEEENIAGRDQVASELIDVDMEESVSPQPPMYFNFRLGRDAQQTTKCIKFALSALNLSFCFLGLWGHQEWNYIPRFLICALAIYKVFFLSYIDVFQKCGSFNYSSQAMKLALRHGNVIGNIDLTIFAMGSIFSYLVFVGCFMAAKRKVSALVTPSQLISKDIEKRGTFVLFLALLISTLLLLCSALLYFKILQDNLVIEESYCKTLVATGEAAKFLLHWVSVVTCHIFAVSSLALGTFVEDALRIIRGLQDGTLDDVIRIHEDLCTVVFSTVSAYSVWFVIHWFTYAAGVLLFIVWISTDVEQLLRNGIGIPTVVLVYDGFILVCLVYLFLLPCVCAARITSCCAGIYEKINSTTSSDWNEGHPFRDRRNIALFITYAKDRRCGFRVGRITFNTSLAWISFFFGLTALLYHLF; encoded by the exons ATGGAGGAAGAAAATATCGCTGGAAGAGATCAAGTTGCGAGTGAATTGATCGACGTTGACATGGAAGAGAGTGTTTCTCCCCAGCCACCGATGTACTTTAACTTTCGACTTGGTCGAGACGCTCAACAAACTACCAAGTGCATTAAATTTGCATTGTCTGCCTTGAACCTTAGCTTCTGTTTTCTTGGATTGTGGGGACATCAGGAGTGGAACTACATCCCCCGTTTTCTAATCTGCGCTCTGGCTATCTACAAGGTCTTCTTCTTGTCATACATCGACGTTTTCCAAAAGTGTGGAAGTTTTAACTACTCTTCACAGGCAATGAAGCTGGCTCTACGCCATGGCAATGTCATTGGCAACATCGACTTGACGATATTCGCAATGGGATCTATCTTCTCATATCTTGTTTTTGTTGGTTGCTTTATGGCAGCCAAACGCAAAGTGTCGGCCTTAGTGACGCCATCACAGTTAATAAGTAAAGACATTGAAAAGAGAGGTACGTTCGTGTTATTTCTTGCTTTGCTGATTTCCACCCTGTTGTTACTTTGCTCAGCACTCCtgtattttaaaatacttcaagACAACTTGGTAATTGAAGAATCATATTGTAAAACGCTTGTGGCAACAGGAGAAGCGGCCAAGTTCTTATTACACTGGGTGTCAGTCGTCACTTGTCACATCTTCGCAGTCAGTTCATTGGCACTTG GGACTTTTGTGGAGGATGCCCTCAGAATCATCCGAGGGCTTCAAGACGGGACCCTTGATGACGTCATTAGAATTCACGAAGACCTATGCACAGTAGTTTTTAGCACTGTATCAGCCTACAGTGTTTGGTTCGTAATTCACTGGTTCACTTACGCTGCAGGCGTTCTCTTATTTATCGTTTGGATATCTACTGATGTTGAACAACTCTTGCGGAACGGGATTGGAATTCCCACAGTTGTCTTGGTTTACGATGGCTTTATCCTTGTTTgtcttgtttatttgtttttacttcCTTGTGTATGTGCTGCTAGAATTACAAGCTGTTGTGCTG GAATCTACGAAAAAATTAACAGCACCACATCTTCTGACTGGAATGAAGGCCATCCTTTCAGGGATCGCAGAAACATCGCTTTATTCATTACGTACGCAAAAGACAGGCGATGCGGATTCAGAGTCGGAAGAATCACGTTTAATACTTCTTTGGCGTGGATCTCTTTCTTTTTTGGGCTCACGGCTTTGTTGTATCACTTGTTTTAG